One window of the Candidatus Chryseobacterium colombiense genome contains the following:
- a CDS encoding NUDIX domain-containing protein, protein MESPKKLQDIKVAVDAVIFGYFDKKDLQLLLIKRNIEPFKGGWALPGGLVLDDENLDDAVKRELYEEAGIKPDFLEQLYTFGNVGRDPRNRVVSIAYLGLVNPSYHELFADSDADDAQWFSVNQLPKLAFDHQTIIDLALKRLRTKIQYQPIGFNLLNEEFAFSDLENLYKTIIGKEIDRRNFRKKIMSYGLLNDTNTLKKEGSGRPGKLFTFNEEKYKELEEQGFYFEIK, encoded by the coding sequence ATGGAGTCTCCCAAAAAATTACAGGATATAAAAGTTGCCGTAGACGCGGTTATTTTCGGATATTTTGATAAAAAAGATCTTCAGCTTCTTTTGATAAAAAGGAATATTGAGCCCTTCAAAGGAGGTTGGGCACTTCCCGGAGGACTGGTTTTGGATGACGAAAATCTGGATGATGCTGTAAAAAGAGAATTATACGAAGAGGCAGGCATAAAGCCTGATTTTTTGGAACAACTCTATACTTTTGGGAATGTTGGGCGAGACCCTAGAAACAGAGTCGTTTCAATAGCTTATTTGGGGCTTGTAAATCCGTCTTATCATGAACTGTTTGCTGATTCTGATGCAGACGATGCACAATGGTTCAGTGTGAATCAGCTCCCAAAATTGGCTTTTGACCATCAAACTATCATTGATCTTGCCTTAAAAAGACTCCGTACCAAAATTCAATATCAGCCGATCGGATTCAACCTTCTTAATGAAGAATTTGCTTTTTCTGACCTGGAAAATCTTTATAAAACCATTATCGGAAAAGAAATTGACCGTCGAAATTTCCGTAAAAAAATTATGAGCTATGGATTGCTCAATGATACCAATACTTTAAAAAAAGAAGGTAGTGGAAGGCCCGGAAAGCTATTTACTTTTAACGAGGAAAAGTATAAGGAGCTTGAAGAGCAGGGGTTTTATTTTGAAATCAAATAA